The DNA segment GCAGCGCCTGCTGGGTAAGACCGGAGTAACAGACCAGGCACTGCTCCCAGGCGGATTCAGGCAAGGCATCCAGCGCCTCACTCAAGTGCAGGCGGGCGCTGGGGGAATCCCCTTGCAGGTGCGCCAGCAAACCGTACTGCGCCTGCCAGTACGCCACCAGCTCCTGCTGCCGGACGGCGTCGGGTTGTGGCAGGAATCGCGCCTGCTCGGCAATGCAGGCGGCAGCCTCGTCCAGCTTTCCGGCAAACAGCAGCGCGCCGGCCAGCATGCGCATGCAATGAGGCGACACCCGCAAGAGGTTGTCGTCGACCTCCCGATCCAGGCGCAGCAACAGGCCGACGTTGCGTCCCTGGAACAGATGCTCGACTCCCAAGTGCTGCAGCAGGCTGACCGCGGCTTCGGGCTGCCCGGCCTCCAGGGCGTGTTCGACGGCGGTCTGCCAGTCTCCCTCGGAGGCGAACCACTGGCAGGCGCGCAGGTGCCACCCCCTCCCCGCCTGGGCATCCTGTACCGGCATCTTGCCGGCCAAGGGGGCGAAAACCCGGAACCAGCCGGGCTGATCAGCTAGCGGTTCGATGAAGCTGCCCAACACCTGCAGATCGCGCAGCAGGGCCGCGCCCTCGCCGTTACCGAACAAGTGGTCGCAGAGTGGCGCATTGAAGCGCGGCAGATGTACCAGCGCATGCCAGGCTTCGGCCTGCTGGGCATCGAGGCTGGCAAACATCTCGTGGTGGAGGTAAGCCACCAAGGTCGCGGAATGGCCGACATCGTTGCCGTATTCGGCAAAGCCCCATTCGGTTGGCTCAAGCAAGGCCATGCGCAGGCCCGCACACCATCCGCCGGTACTCTCCAGCAACCGGCTGACGGCATCTCCGGGCCAGGCCTGGAGTGACTGATCGAGCAGTTTGAGCAATTCGCCGCGCTCGAACGCCAGGGCATTGGTGTCCAGCTCCAGCAGTTCGCCGTCGATCAGCAGGCGCGGCAAATTGCAGGAAGGCCGGCAACGGCCGCTGATCCACCAACTCACGGATGCGCTGCTGGCATTCAGCAGTCGATCCAGGCAGGCATCAAGTTCGGCAGTAGGCCGGCGACAGTAGTCGTCCAGCATCACCCAGGCGGGTGTTTTCCACAGTGCCAGCGCACGCAGCACGCCCTCTTCGTCCGCTTTCGCGATGCCCAGGGCGTCCGCCAGCATCGCGCAGAATTCAGCGACCGTCCGTTCCCGGCCTCCCAGTGCCAGCCAATGCACCGTGCAATCGGCCGGACGGCGCATAGCGCACTCGGTCAGCAGAACACTCTTGCCACTCCCGGCCGGAGCGCAGAGCAGCCGCAACCGCACCCTGGAGGTAACCAGCCGTTCGCACAGGCGCGGACGCGGGACATGCAGCGTTGGCAGGCGCGGCAGGAAGGCGAGGGTTTCGAAGCGGCTCATTGCAGACATCCGGGTATGCCCTTTGTTCGTGCAGGTACGACCTGGAGCCACACCCTAGGCCTCTATCTCGGGCTTTATGAAGGATCATTCAGCGCCATTATCCGGCTCCATAAAAAAGGCGGCCTACGGCCGCCAGGTTCTGGAGTAGCACAATCACATGCCTTGCCTGACGCACATCCCCTGTGCGCCTTGCCCTCAGCGTACCCCGGCGTTGCGCAGCGCCGCCGGGGTGTAGTCGGCCGCCTTGCCGACGAAGCCGAACTCGAAGCTGTGCTTTTCCTCGTTCTTCATGCCCAGGGCCAGGTAGCGGCCGGCGATGATGTCGTACAGGGCTTCCAGGGTGTAAGCCGGAACCTGCTGGTGGTAGTAGAACTGGGCGTGCCCCTCGGCGACGCGCCAGAGCTGGCCGCGACCGTCGTAGTGATCCACCAGCGCCACCTGCCAGCTGTCTTCGTCAATGTACATGTGGCGCTTGGCATAGATATGGCGCACCCCCGGTTTCACGGTGGCGACCACTTCCCACACGCGATGCAGCTCGTAGCGCGTCAAGTCCTGGTTGATGTGCCCGGCCTTGATCACGTCGTCGTACTTGAGCTGCGGCGAATCCAGCCTGTAGCTGTTGTAGGGAATGTACATCTCCTTCTTGCCCACCAGTTTCCAGTCGTAACGGTCCGGCGCGCCGGAGAACAGGTCGAAATTGTCCGAGGTGCGCAGGCCGTCGGCGGCGGTGCCCGGACCGTCGTAGGCGACCTGCGGGGCGCGGCGCACGCGGCGCTGGCCGGCGTTGTAGACCCACGCCAGGCGCGGCTCCTTGACCTGGTCCAGGGTATCGTGGACCAGCAGCACATTACCGGCCAGGCGCGACGGCGCGGTGACCTGCTGCTTGAAGTAGCTCAGCACGTTCTCGCCCTTGGCCACTTGCAGGTCGGGCATCTCCTGAGGTACCGCTATTTCTTCCTCGAAGCGGATCGGCGTGTAGGAGCCGTTAACCTGGGGAGTGGCCTGGGTGATGATCCGCCGCAGGTTGCCGCCACGGTATCGAGTGATGTGGTTCCAGATCACTTCCACGCCGTTCTTCGGGATCGGGAAGGCGTAGTAGCGGCTGCCAGTGAAGTTGGCCAGGCCGTTGCCATCGTTGATCGGCTGCACGTTGACCGCGCTCTTCTTCGCCGCTTCAGAGACCTCCGGCGGCACGGCGACCGTGCGATGTGTCGGGTAGACCGGAATCCGGTAGGTCTCGGGGTAACGCTTGAACATCGCCACCTGGCCTTCGGAGAGTTTGTCCTTGTACTGCTCGACGTTGGCCGCGGTGATGGTGAACAGCGGCTTTTCGTCGGCGAACGGGTCGGCGAGGAAGCCCTTGGCGTCCACCGCGCCGGCGCTCTTGCCGAGGCCACCGGTCCACGCGGGGATGCTGCCGTCGGCATTGCCGGCCTTCTCCGCCCCCAGCGGGGTCAGGCTGGCGCCAAGTTTCGCCGCGTCATCGGCGGACACCGCCGCCATCACGTTGGCAGCCAGCAAGGACAGCGCCAGCGCGCCGCATTGCAGAATCGTTTTGCGCATCGTCATGCTCCCTTTGCCACTCAGAAGTTCACGCCGAAGCTGACGGCGAGGAAATCGCGGTCCACCAGCGTGTTGTACGTGCCGCCGAAGAAGTCTGTGTAACTGAGGCTCGCGGTGTAGGTGTTCTGGTAGTCGGCATCGACTCCGATGCTCAGTGCCTTGGCGCCTTCGTTGAACAGGCCGTTGGGGCCGTAGCCGTCGACGTCGTGGGACCAGGCGAGGTTGGGCCGCAGGTTGATGCCGGCGATCACGTTGCTGTAGTCGAGCACTGCGCGGGTGCGGTAGCCCCAGGCGGTGCCGGTGACGAAGCCGTGGGTATCTCCGCCGAAGCCGTAGGCGCCGTAGATCGAGTCGCGGCCGTAACGCAGCTCGCGGGTCGACTCCAGGCCGCCGACGTGCACCACACCGATTTCACCCACCAGGGTCAGGCGATCCGCGCCCATGACCTGGTCGATGAAGTGGGTCAGGGTGGTCTGCACCTGGGTGATTTCCTTGCGCTTGTAGCCAGTGTTGTCGCCACCGGGACGGGTGGCGATGGGCGAGGCTGCGCCGCCGGCGATAGGGTTGACCAGGGCCAAGGTCAGGTCAGTGGTGTTCAGTTGCACCGGCGCGTTGGGGCGATAGCTCAGCTCGCCGCTCCAGGCTGTGCCGGTGGGCAGGGTGGTGGAGAAACTCAGGCCGTAGAGTTGGATGTCCTCCGGGTACTCCAGGTAGTACTGGCCATTGCCGAGCAGGGTGCTCTGCGCCAGGCCGGCGCCCGTGCCCGGGGCGATGGCGTTGGCCGTGGCGACGATCCGGGGGATGGCCGCCAGGGTTGCGGCGCTGGCGGTGGAGGTGCCGACGAACGGCGTACGGCTGTGGTAGTTCAGGAAGTACGCGCCGTACTCGGTCTCGTCGCCCAGCCAGCGCAGGGCCGTACCGAACTGGCCGCCATCGCGGGCGTCGCGGTCACCGCCACGGGGCAGGATCACGCCCTCGGACGTCACGTCGAAACCCTGGCCGAAGGCCGCGGCGATCGGCTGCAGCGGCGCAATGGCCGGGCTACCCACGGTGTAGCCGGTGTCGCAGCCGTCGGCGGCCACATCGGAGGTTGCGAAGAAGGTGCCGCAGTTGTCGAGGACGGTCTGGTCCCACTCCAGTTGGTAGAACGCTTCGACGCTGAGCTGGTCGGTCAGGCTCTGGGACAGGTAGAACATGTTGACCGGAATCAGCCCTTCCTTGATCTCGGCACCGGGGCGACGGAACGCGGACACGTCCACCGGGTTGATCGCGTTGATGCTGTTGCCGATGAAGGTGCTCTCACCCCAGCTCACCACCTGCTTGCCCAGGCGCACGCTGCCGGGCAGGTCGGCGAGTTGATAGTTGTGGTAGACGAAGGCATCGAGCAACTGTGCGCCGGAGGACTTGGAGCCTTCCTTGCGGTTGTGGTCGCTGATGTCCTTGAACAGGCGGCTCTCGTCCTTCAGCTCGAAGTCGTACCAGTACTTGCCACGGACGAAGACGCCGGTATCGCCGTACTTCAGTTCGAGGTCGTGGATGCCCTTGAAGATCTTCGAGAAGGTTTCGCCCTTCTTGAAGTTGAGTCGGCTGTCATCGCCGGTCGAGGACTGCCCCTTGCCGCCGTTGTTGACGCTGATCAGGTCCGGGTCGGCGCCTCGCATGGACCAGCTCGCGCCCACCGACAGCGAGGAGTCGAACTGCCCCTCGATCTCGCCAATGTTGAAGGAGACCGCGTGAGCCTGGGCGGCGACTCCTATGGCGACGGCGGCGGCCAGCGCGTGCGGCCGGAAAACTGCGCGCATTGTTGTTTTTGTCATGCGGCGTTCCTGGTTGGTGAAGGAGGGCACCACCCTAACCAGTCACCCGTGCAGGCGATAAGCGCACCAAGGAGGGATTCATCCTGTCGCTCGAAGGAGTGAATCGACGCTCTGCAATGCCGCCTGGCGCACCTTCATGGACACCCCGCATGCCGCGCCATGCAGAACATGGATGGAACTTCCGCCGCTCACTACCTCATGGCCGCTGGCTGAGGCATCCTGAGCGGATCCCGCTGCCCTGATCGACCATGACCATGCACGACGCCCTCCCCGACCCGCAGACCGCCGCCACCCGCGATGTGGTGATGCGCTATCACCTGAGCTGGAAAGCCCGCGATATCGATGCCGTATTGGCGCTCTATCACCCCGAGGTGGAATACAACGACTTCTTCCAGAACCGCTGCATGCGCCGCGAAGACCTGCGGGGCTACCTGCAGGCCACCATGCCCAGCGGCCCGGAAGACTTCCTCGAACACAACGACCGCATCCGCATCGATGGCGACACCGCCTTCATCCAGTACGCCATCAGCGTCGCCGGCGGGGGCACCTTCCGCGCCAGCGAAGCCATCACCGTGCGCGACGGGCTGATCTGGCGGATCAACGAGTACGCCCTGCTGGTTCAACCCGCCGTCCAGCCCGGCAAGTCCCAATCGCAACGCCCGGCAGCCAGCCGCCTCGGCCTTTCGGCACGGCAACTAGGCATGCTGGCGCGGGATATCGAAGAGTACTTCCAGCGCTCCCAGCCCTACCTCGACCCGGCCCTGGACCTGCACCAGGTGGCCAGCGCCACCGGCTACACCCGTAACCAGATTTCTTACCTGCTGAACCAGATGCTCGGGCAGAGCTTCTACCAGTACGTCAACCAGGCGCGCCTGCAGCACCTGCTCACCCTGCTGGCAACCGCCGTGCCGCCGGTGCGCATCGACGAACTGGCCTTCAGCGCCGGCTTCAACTCGCTCTCCGCCTTCTACCGCTGCTTTCGCCAGCACACAGGGTTGTCGCCCAAGGCCTACCTCAAGCAACGGCCCCAATCGTAGGGTGCGCCACGCGCACCGGGCGGAGTTCAGCCCCGCACCAGGGTTCTGGTGTGCACGGCGCACCCTACCGGCAAGTCCATGAATACAGGCGCATTCCCAGCGTGCCCGCGCACACGACAAGTGCCCGGCCAGGCACTAGCCTTGCCAGCCACGACAACCTGCCAACGGGAACCTGCCTATGCCGAACTGGCGCTCGATCAGCCTGTGGATGGACACGCTCGATGAAGACCTCAAGCCACGACCGGCGCTGTCCGGCTCGCACGAGGTGGATGTGGCGATCATCGGCGCCGGCTACACCGGCCTGTGGACGGCCTACTACCTGAAGCGCCAGGCCCCCGAGCTGAAGATCGCCATGGTCGAGGCGCAGTTCGCTGGCTTTGGCGCCAGTGGCCGCAATGGCGGCTGGCTGATGGGCAACCTGCTGGGCGAGGACCGCGCCCTGGCGTCGCTGCCGGCCGAGGTGCGCAAGGCGTCCTTCGACCTGCTCCACGGCATTCCCGATGAAGTGGCCGAGGTGCTGCAACGCGAAGGCATCGACTGTCACTTCCGCAAGGCCGGCATCCTCTACTGCGCCGCACGCTACCCAGAACAGGAAAAGCGCCTGCGCGACCAGTTGGCGGACCTGTATGCCGAAGGCCTCACCGAAGCCGACTACCGCTGGCTCAGCCCCGACGAATTGAACGGCCAGTTGCGCGTGGCCAATCCCTACGGCGGCATCCACACCCCGCATTGCGCCACCATCCAGCCGGCGCGACTGGTGCGAGGCCTGGCACAGGCCGTGGAGCGCATGGGCGTGCAACTGTTCGAGCAGAGCCCCGCTACCCACTGGGAGCCCGGCCTGGTGCGCACCGCACAGGGTCAGCTCAAGGCCCGCTGGGTAGTGCCGGCCATCGAAGGCTATGCTGCCAGCCTGCCGCCGCTGGGCAAGTACCAGTTACCGGTGCAGAGCCTGCTGATCGCCACCGAACCGCTGAGCGATTCGCAATGGGCGGAGATCGGCCTGGAACACGGCCAGGCCTTCAGCGAGAGCAGCCGCCAGGTCACTTATGCACAACGCACCGCCGACAACCGCCTGGCCTTCGGCGCCCGCGGCGGCTACCGCTTCGGCGGCCGGCTACGGGAAAACTTCCAGCTCAACGACGAAGAAGTCGGCCTGCGCCGCTACCTGCTCGGTGAACTCTTCCCGCAACTGCGCAACGTGCGTATCACCCACAGTTGGGGCGGCAACCTGGGCATGGCGCGGCGCTTCCGTCCGCACATGCTGGTGGACCGCAAGCACGGTATTGCCCTGTCCGGCGGCTACGGCGGCGAGGGCGTGGGCGCCAGCAACCTGGGTGGACGCACCCTGGCCGACCTGATCCTCGGCAAGGAAAGCCTACTCACTCGCCAACCCTGGGTCCTGGGCGACGGCCCGCTGGAGCGCCTCAGTGCCTGGGAACCAGAACCCTGCCGCTGGCTCGGCTACAACGCCATCATCCGCAGCTTCGTCCACGAAGACCGGGTGCTGGCCAACCCCCACAGCGCGCCCTGGCGTCGCGCCATGGCGCTGAAACTGGCCACCCTGATGGAAGGCCTGATGCGCTGAGCCGCGCGAAATCTCACTGAACCCGTTCGCGAGCAGAGCTCGCTCCTACATCCAGGCATTTGCGGAGCCAACAACATGAAAGCCACCTTGCTGAAGAACACCCACGAAATGTCCCTGTCCGAACCCACCCCGGTCGCAGTCCCCGTTGGCGAGCCTGTACCGCACACCCGCGTGCACTCGGTGGAGCGCAACGACAATGTGGAAACCGGCGTCTGGGAATGCAGCCCCGGCCGCTTCCGCCGGCAGATCGTCGAGCAGGAGTTCTGCCACTTCACCCACGGCAGCTGCACCTTCACCCCGGATGGCGGCGAGCCCATCGCGATCAAGGCGGGCGACGCCCTGCTGCTGCCGGCCAACAGCCTGGGTATCTGGGATGTGAAGGAAACGCTGCGCAAGACATACGTGATCATTTCGCGCTGATTGCGTTGTGGGGGCGAGTTCATTCGCAGAGGGCTGCGCAGAAGCCTCCATTCGGAACCGAACGGCAGGCCTAAGGCCTGCCTGCATAGCGAATGAATTCAACCCCACGAAATGCAGAAGGCCGGCGACAAGGCCGGCCTTCAACATAGTGCTTCCCCGCAGGAATGCTCAGCCCGCTGGCTGAACTGCCCCGAAGAACGGCGCGATCAGAGGGCGTACTTCTGCAGGTTGGCCATCATTTCGCGCAGGGCTTCGACGTTGTCCGCCGGGTGCGCGGCGCCTTCGAAATCGCAGATGGTCTTCCAGTTGGCAGCCACGTCCTCGGCATCGAAGCCCGCCTTCGGGTCGAAACCGAAGCCCAGGCTGCGCTCCCAGCGCACCTTGCCGATCCAGCCGCCGCCGACTTCGAACAGACCGGAGGTGTCCTGGCACTGCTCGCTGCCGAGAAACACCACCAGCGGGCTGACCAGCTCCGGCTTGAGCTGCTCGAACACCTGCGGCGGGATCAGGCCTTCGGTCATGCGAGTACCGCCGGTGGGGGCGATGGCGTTGACCAGGATGTTGTTCTTGCGGCCCTCGATAGCGAGGTTCCGGGTCAGGCCGTAGAGGCCGAGCTTGGCCATGCCGTAGTTGGACTGGCCGAAGTTGCCGTAGATGCCCGAGGTGGACGAGGTGAAGATGACGCGGCCGTAGTTCTGCTCGCGCATGTGCGGCCAGGCGGCGCGAGTGACCTTGTAGGCGCCTTCGACATGGACCTTGTAGACCAGGTCCCAATCGGCGTCGTCCATCTTGTGGAAGGTCTTGTCGCGCAGGATGCCGGCGTTGTTCACCACCACGTCGACACGACCGAAATGGTCGAGGGCGGCCTGCACGATCTTGTCGCCGTCGGTCACCGAATCATGGCTGGCAACGGCGGTACCGCCGGCTTCGCGAATTTCCGCTACCACACGGTCGGCTGCCGAGGCGTTGGCGCCTTCGCCATGGGTGCTGCCACCCAGATCATTGACCACCACCCTGGCGCCATGACGGGCGAACAGCAGGGCGTGGGCGCGGCCAATGCCACCACCGGCTCCGGTAACGATCACGACTTTTTCTTCGAAGCGGATTGCATCGCTCATGGGTTGGGCTCCTTGGCAGACCTGGGTATCGGCCGAGTCTCCGGCAGCTCACCCCGGCCTCACAAGAATCGGAGCCGCCATGAATGTTGCCCGATAAGGACGACGCTACTTGAAGGGAATGAACAGGCTGCCGCGCGGACGCAGCTTGAACAGCCACCAGTGGTAGCTGTGGCAAAGCAAGGCAAGCAATGCCGCCGTCAGCAGGCAACCGACCGCGGCCAGCCAGCTCCACAGACCGGGTTCGCGCAGAATGGCGTAGCCGATCAGGCTGAGGCCCGCGATGACCAGCACGGCTGCGGTGGCCGGTCCGAGCGTACGAATGGCGGGATAGAGGAACACCAGAAAGCGGAACAGCATGATCAGGCCTCGAAGATGCCGGACACTCGGTGCCCAGCCAGTGGGTGAGGCCGGAGATGCTAGTGCCACGCCTCCAGCGGATGGAGGCGGGACCGTCTGATCAATCGATGGAAATTTCCGTTATCCGTGTCGGTCACGAAAAGCCAGATAGTGCTCCAGCACCTGCTCCGGCGCTTCGGTCTGCGGGTAATGGCCGATCCCCTCCAGCAGCACGGTATCGGCGTCCGCGATCAGCTCATGGTAGCGCGCCACCATATGGGCGCCGGAGATGGGGTCCACCGCACCGTCGATCACCCGCAACGGCACCCCGCCCTTCTGCATCGCGGCCACCCAACGGTCGCGTTGCTGGCGACGTTCGGGGATGTAGTGGATCAGCCGGTGCATCACCGCCGGCCCGTTCTGTTCGGCAATCAGGCGCCAGAAGTCATCCAGTTCCATGTCGCTGGGCTGGCTGTGCGGCCCGAACACCTGGGCAAAGCTGGCGGCCAGCTTGCGCCGCGAGAACAGCCGACCGACCAGGCCACCCAGCGGGCTGAGCAGCAGTTTCTGTACCAGCACCGGTCGATGGGTTTCCGGAAACAGGCCACCGTTGAGGAAGACACAGCTGGCCAGTTTGCAGCGTCCCTCGTGGTGCCGGGCCAGCAGTTCCTGGGCGACGCTGTCGCCGTAGTCGTGTGCCAGCACATGCACCGGGTCCTTCACGCCCAGATGGGCGAGAAGCGCCTGGTTGATATCCGCCTGCTCCAGCAACCGGTAGTCATGGCCACGGGGCTTGTCGGAATAGCCGAAGCCCAGCAGGTCGCAGGCGATGACGCGGAAGCGACGGGCCAGCGGCTCCCAGAGGTAGTGCCAGTCCCAGGAGGCGGTGGGGAAGCCGTGGATCAACAGCAGCGGCTCGCCCTCCCCCGCCGTCCAGTAGCGGATGCGTTGCCCGCGAAAGTCCATGTCCTGCGCCTGGGCGCGCCAGTCGCCCAGGGGAATGCCGGACAGGCCGGTCACTCGGCGTACCCGGGATTCTGCAGGTCGAGCTTGCGCAGCAGCGCCGGCCAGGGCAGCGCGCCGCCCATACCCGTGGAGCTCTTCATCACCCCGGCGATCATCGCCCTGGCGCCGTCGAGGATCTGCTGCGGGATGTGGATGAGTTCACCACCACCGGCCTCGGCCATTACCTGGATCTCGCAGGCGCGCTGCAGGGTGAACATGCCAAGGAACGCATCGGGGATGCTGCCGAAAGCGGTGAGCAGGCCGTGGTTGGGCAGGATCATGAAGTTGGCCTGGCCGAGGTCGGCCTGCAGGCGGGACTTCTCGTCATGGTTCAGCGCCACGCCCTCGTAACCGTGGTAGGCCAGGCTGGCGAGGACGAACAGCGATTGCTGGGACAGCGGCAACAGGCCGTTCTTCTGCGCCGACACGGCAATGCCGGCGGACGTGTGGATATGCAGCACGCAGCCCACGTCCGGGCGCGCTTCGTGCACAGCGCTGTGGATGGTGTAGCCGGCCGGGTTGATGTCGTAGGGGCTGTCCATCAGCTTGTTCCCGGCCAGGTCGATCTTCACCAGGCTGGATGCCGTGATCTCGTGGAACATCAATCCGTAGGGGTTGATCAGGAAGTCTTCGGTGCCGGGCACCTTGGCCGAGATGTGGGTGAAGATCAGGTCGTCCCAGCCGTAGAGGGCAATGAGCCGATAGCAGGCGGCCAGGTCAACGCGGGCCTGCCATTCGGCAGCGGACACCTGATCCTTGACGTTGAGCGACGGGAGGGCTTGGGCGGCGGTCATGGCGAAACCTCGTTGTTGTTATGCGTCCGAGGAGTCTAGCCATGGGCTGCCGCAGCGATAGTCGCCTTGGCAGCCAGCTTAATGGCCTTGCGGGTCAGATCAGGTTGGCCATCAGGCGTGGCTGGAATCGTTGAGGGCGTATTCGCCGTTGAAACCGCAGGATGGGACGGCAATTCGCCCCCACAGAAAAGCAAAGCGGGATCAGATCAGCGCGGCGATGACGCTGGCCAGCCAGGGCTCGGCATCCAGCTCGGGGGTGACGGTTTCGCTGGCGTCGACGCGCTGCATCTCGACCACTTCACGCAGGCCGAGCTCGGCATAGAGCTCGCGCATCATCTCGCCACCGCCGCAGAACAGGTCGTAGCTGGAGTCGCCCAGTGCCAGGATGGCGCCAGGGCGGCCGCGCCAGTTGGGCAGGCGGTCGCGCAGCTCGTGATACAGCGGCAGCAGGTTGTCCGGCAGCTCTCCCATGCCGGTGGTGGCGGTCACGGTCAGCAGCGCGTGCGGATCGAAGGCAATCAGTTCATCCAGGCTCGCACGCTGCAGGTAGTGGGCGTCCAGGCCTGCGGCCTTGAGCAGCTTTTCCGCATGGCGGGCGACTTCTTCGGCGGTGCCGTAGACCGAGCCGGACAGGATGGCGACTTTCACTTGGGTACTCCGAGTCTGGGTGAAATGCCGCGCATTATGCCGCAACTGGACCGGCCGACAGGATGACTTAGACTGCTCCGATCAGATCCAATGAGCCCGAACGATGATCAACGCCAAGCTGCTGCAACTGGTAATAGACGCCTCCAACGATGGCATCGTGGTCGCCGAGCAGGAGGGCGAAGACAACATCCTGATCTATGCCAACGCGGCCTTCGAGCGCCTCACCGGCTACCCGCGCGACGACATCCTCTACCAGGATTGCCGCTTCCTCCAGGGCCAGGACCGCAACCAGTTGGGCCTGGCGGCCATCCGCCAGGCGATTCGCAGCGGCCAGCCGTGCCGGCAGATCCTGCGCAATTACCGCAAGGACGGCAGTGCCTTCTGGAACGAACTGTCCATCACCCCGGTGTTCAACGAATCCGACCAGCTCACCTACTTCATCGGCATACAGAAGGACGTTACCGAGCAGGTCGAAGCCCGCCAGCGGGTGCGCGAACTGGAAGCGGAGCTGAGCACGCTTAAGGCCGAACTGGCCAAACTCAGGGACAGAGGACCAAAGCCGTAGGAGCGAGCTCTGCTCGCGAAGCCGTTCGCGAGCAGAGCTCGCTCCTACAAGGTTTGGTTGACGGTTCAGGTATCCAGATGTCCAGCGAGCAGTTGCCGCAGGCGTCGCTGCATCAGTCGGCCTTCGCTGCCCAGGCAGGCCAGCGGGGAGCCATCGAGCTCTTCGCTCAACAGGTCAGCCATTTCACCGGCCACCGCCAGCGGGCACTCCAGCCCCAGAGCCATGCGTTTCAGCTGCAGGTGAAGGTCATCCGCCGGAGGCTGGTTGGAGAAGAGCACCAACGCCTGGGGCTGCAGCTTGTCGCACACCATCGCCAGCTCCGCCAGCGGCTGCCCCAGGCCAAGCACGCTGACCGACACATCGCTGCTACCCAGCAGCACGCCTGCCACCAGCAACTCCAGCTCACGACCCTGCTCCGGCAGGGGTGCCAGCACCACACGCTCGCGCTGGCCACAACGGGCCATCTGCAAACGCTGCAGGACACGAGCCCGGAGAAAGCTGTCGAAGAACACCCACTCACTGCCACGGCCGAACTCGTCCTGGCGCAGCAGGAGTTCCTGCCAGACCGGCATCAGCACATCGGTGAACACCACGTGCAACGGGTAGGTAGAAAACACCTGGCCGTAGACGCGCTCCAGTTCGGCCTCGTCCAGGGTGGACACCGCGTTGCGCACCATGGTGCGCCATTCACTCCATTCCCCCGCCGCCACGTCCTCGTGGAGCGGCATCACCGGTGCCTTGGCGGCATTGCTGCGGGCAAGCAACTTGCCCACCTTGCTCACCGAAACACCGCGTTCGATCCAGGCGAGGATGCTGCGCACCGCCTCGACATCCGCCAGGGAGTAGAGCCGGTGACCGCTGTCGGTACGGATCGGCTGGATCAGCCCATAGCGCCGCTCCCAGGCACGCAGGGTGACGGGATTGACGCCGGTCAGACGTGACACTTCCCGAATCGGGAAGAGTTCTTCCCGTTTCAGGGCGGCCGAGGCAAGGGATGCACCGGATTCGGTCATGGCGGTCAATCATCAGGGGAAATATTCACGCAGTTTAAACCTTGTTGCGCAGATTCCAATTGGCGGCAGGCCACGGCGGGCGCGGCACGACC comes from the Pseudomonas sp. TCU-HL1 genome and includes:
- a CDS encoding NAD(P)/FAD-dependent oxidoreductase, encoding MPNWRSISLWMDTLDEDLKPRPALSGSHEVDVAIIGAGYTGLWTAYYLKRQAPELKIAMVEAQFAGFGASGRNGGWLMGNLLGEDRALASLPAEVRKASFDLLHGIPDEVAEVLQREGIDCHFRKAGILYCAARYPEQEKRLRDQLADLYAEGLTEADYRWLSPDELNGQLRVANPYGGIHTPHCATIQPARLVRGLAQAVERMGVQLFEQSPATHWEPGLVRTAQGQLKARWVVPAIEGYAASLPPLGKYQLPVQSLLIATEPLSDSQWAEIGLEHGQAFSESSRQVTYAQRTADNRLAFGARGGYRFGGRLRENFQLNDEEVGLRRYLLGELFPQLRNVRITHSWGGNLGMARRFRPHMLVDRKHGIALSGGYGGEGVGASNLGGRTLADLILGKESLLTRQPWVLGDGPLERLSAWEPEPCRWLGYNAIIRSFVHEDRVLANPHSAPWRRAMALKLATLMEGLMR
- a CDS encoding cupin domain-containing protein yields the protein MKATLLKNTHEMSLSEPTPVAVPVGEPVPHTRVHSVERNDNVETGVWECSPGRFRRQIVEQEFCHFTHGSCTFTPDGGEPIAIKAGDALLLPANSLGIWDVKETLRKTYVIISR
- a CDS encoding SDR family oxidoreductase, encoding MSDAIRFEEKVVIVTGAGGGIGRAHALLFARHGARVVVNDLGGSTHGEGANASAADRVVAEIREAGGTAVASHDSVTDGDKIVQAALDHFGRVDVVVNNAGILRDKTFHKMDDADWDLVYKVHVEGAYKVTRAAWPHMREQNYGRVIFTSSTSGIYGNFGQSNYGMAKLGLYGLTRNLAIEGRKNNILVNAIAPTGGTRMTEGLIPPQVFEQLKPELVSPLVVFLGSEQCQDTSGLFEVGGGWIGKVRWERSLGFGFDPKAGFDAEDVAANWKTICDFEGAAHPADNVEALREMMANLQKYAL
- a CDS encoding alpha/beta fold hydrolase, encoding MDFRGQRIRYWTAGEGEPLLLIHGFPTASWDWHYLWEPLARRFRVIACDLLGFGYSDKPRGHDYRLLEQADINQALLAHLGVKDPVHVLAHDYGDSVAQELLARHHEGRCKLASCVFLNGGLFPETHRPVLVQKLLLSPLGGLVGRLFSRRKLAASFAQVFGPHSQPSDMELDDFWRLIAEQNGPAVMHRLIHYIPERRQQRDRWVAAMQKGGVPLRVIDGAVDPISGAHMVARYHELIADADTVLLEGIGHYPQTEAPEQVLEHYLAFRDRHG
- a CDS encoding class II aldolase/adducin family protein, producing the protein MTAAQALPSLNVKDQVSAAEWQARVDLAACYRLIALYGWDDLIFTHISAKVPGTEDFLINPYGLMFHEITASSLVKIDLAGNKLMDSPYDINPAGYTIHSAVHEARPDVGCVLHIHTSAGIAVSAQKNGLLPLSQQSLFVLASLAYHGYEGVALNHDEKSRLQADLGQANFMILPNHGLLTAFGSIPDAFLGMFTLQRACEIQVMAEAGGGELIHIPQQILDGARAMIAGVMKSSTGMGGALPWPALLRKLDLQNPGYAE
- a CDS encoding flavodoxin; amino-acid sequence: MKVAILSGSVYGTAEEVARHAEKLLKAAGLDAHYLQRASLDELIAFDPHALLTVTATTGMGELPDNLLPLYHELRDRLPNWRGRPGAILALGDSSYDLFCGGGEMMRELYAELGLREVVEMQRVDASETVTPELDAEPWLASVIAALI
- a CDS encoding PAS domain-containing protein, whose amino-acid sequence is MINAKLLQLVIDASNDGIVVAEQEGEDNILIYANAAFERLTGYPRDDILYQDCRFLQGQDRNQLGLAAIRQAIRSGQPCRQILRNYRKDGSAFWNELSITPVFNESDQLTYFIGIQKDVTEQVEARQRVRELEAELSTLKAELAKLRDRGPKP
- a CDS encoding MerR family transcriptional regulator, with product MTESGASLASAALKREELFPIREVSRLTGVNPVTLRAWERRYGLIQPIRTDSGHRLYSLADVEAVRSILAWIERGVSVSKVGKLLARSNAAKAPVMPLHEDVAAGEWSEWRTMVRNAVSTLDEAELERVYGQVFSTYPLHVVFTDVLMPVWQELLLRQDEFGRGSEWVFFDSFLRARVLQRLQMARCGQRERVVLAPLPEQGRELELLVAGVLLGSSDVSVSVLGLGQPLAELAMVCDKLQPQALVLFSNQPPADDLHLQLKRMALGLECPLAVAGEMADLLSEELDGSPLACLGSEGRLMQRRLRQLLAGHLDT